In the Microtus pennsylvanicus isolate mMicPen1 chromosome 6, mMicPen1.hap1, whole genome shotgun sequence genome, one interval contains:
- the LOC142852353 gene encoding acylcarnitine hydrolase-like, whose product MSLNQLHSWLNAAVFGLLLLLLHVQGQDSSEVSPIRNTHTGQVRGSLIHVTDTKVAVHRFLGIPFAKPPVGPLRFAPPEAPEPWSGVRDGTSHPAMCLQNLETMNPEGLTDMDVTMPPISMSEDCLYLNIYTPTHAHEGSNLPVMVWIHGGALVAGMASGTDGSILAATEDVVVVTIQYRLGVLGFFSTGDQHARGNWGYLDQVAALRWVQQNVAHFGGNPGLVTIFGGSAGGTSVSSLVVSPMSQGLFHRAIMQSGVALLPDLISDTHEQVYTTVASLSGCETTNSEAMVHCLRGKSEAEILVINKVFKIIPAVVDGVFLPKHPQELLASVDFHPVPSIIGVTNDEYGWIIPMIMGSAQAIKEITKGNLEAFMKNTTVQMMLPPECSDLLMEEYMGDTEDPQTLQLQYTEMMADFMFVIPALQVAQFQRSHAPVYFYEFQHQPSFFKSFRPPSVKADHGDENTFVFGYFFFDMKFNLTEEEELLNRRMMKYWANFARHGNPNSEDLPYWPVLDHEEQYLQLNIQPAVGQALKARRLQFWTQTLPQKIQELKKSQNMHKEL is encoded by the exons ATGTCACTGAACCAGCTTCATAGCTGGCTGAATGCTGCGGTCTTTGggctcctgcttctcctcctccatgTGCAGG GTCAGGACTCCTCAGAAGTCAGCCccatcagaaacacacacacaggccaggtCCGAGGCAGCCTTATCCATGTGACTGATACCAAAGTTGCTGTCCAcagattcctgggaattccctTTGCCAAGCCACCTGTAGGACCATTGCGTTTTGCACCCCCTGAAGCCCCTGAACCGTGGAGTGGTGTGAGAGATGGAACCTCACATCCAGCCAT GTGTCTACAAAACCTTGAAACCATGAATCCAGAGGGCCTGACGGATATGGACGTGACCATGCCTCCCATTTCTATGTCTGAGGACTGCCTGTATCTCAACATCTACACACCGACACATGCCCATGAAGGTTCTAACCTGCCT GTGATGGTATGGATCCATGGTGGTGCTCTGGTTGCAGGAATGGCTTCTGGAACTGATGGCTCCATACTGGCAGCCACTGAGGATGTGGTGGTGGTCACTATCCAGTACCGTCTGGGTGTCCTGGGCTTCTTCAG caCTGGAGACCAGCACGCCAGAGGCAACTGGGGCTACCTGGACCAAGTGGCCGCCCTACGCTGGGTCCAACAAAATGTCGCCCACTTTGGAGGCAACCCTGGCCTGGTCACCATTTTCGGCGGGTCAGCAGGAGGCACGAGTGTGTCTTCACTTGTTGTGTCCCCCATGTCCCAAGGACTCTTCCACAGAGCCATCATGCAGAGTGGAGTGGCCCTGCTGCCTGACCTTATCTCTGACACCCATGAACAGGTCTACACT ACAGTGGCCAGCCTATCTGGATGTGAGACCACAAACTCAGAGGCCATGGTGCACTGTCTGAGAGGCAAGAGTGAAGCAGAGATTCTGGTCATTAACAAG GTCTTCAAGATCATCCCTGCTGTGGTAGATGGGGTATTCCTACCCAAGCATCCCCAAGAGTTGTTGGCTTCTGTGGATTTTCATCCTGTTCCTAGCATCATTGGTGTCACCAATGATGAGTATGGTTGGATCATCCCCATG ATCATGGGCTCTGCTCAGGCAATAAAGGAAATAACCAAAGGGAACCTGGAGGCTTTTATGAAGAATACAACAGTACAAATG atgctgcctcctgagtgtagtGACCTGCTAATGGAAGAGTACATGGGGGACACTGAGGATCCCCAAACCCTCCAATTGCAGTACACGGAGATGATGGCAGACTTCATGTTTGTGATCCCTGCACTCCAAGTAGCACAGTTTCAAC GTTCCCATGCCCCTGTCTACTTCTATGAATTCCAACACCAACCCAGCTTCTTCAAGAGTTTCAGACCACCTTCTGTGAAAGCTGACCATGGTGATGAGAATACTTTTGTCTTTGGATACTTCTTCTTTGACATGAAAT TCAACCTCACTGAGGAGGAAGAGCTACTGAACAGGAGGATGATGAAGTACTGGGCCAACTTTGCAAGACATGG AAACCCCAACAGCGAGGATCTACCCTACTGGCCTGTGTTGGACCATGAAGAGCAGTACCTGCAACTGAACATCCAGCCTGCTGTGGGCCAagccctgaaggccagaaggctGCAGTTCTGGACCCAGACTCTGCCTCAGAAGATCCAGGAGCTAAAGAAATCTCAGAACATGCACAAAGAGCTATAG
- the LOC142852356 gene encoding liver carboxylesterase-like, whose amino-acid sequence MPLGRLLGWLFAVACGLLLLLFHVHGQDSASPIRNTHTGQVRGSLVHVKDSDVGVHTFLGIPFAKPPVGPLRFAPPELPEPWSGVRDGTSHPAMCPQIDIMKSDFAEKMNLIMPPMSMSEDCLYLNIYTPAHAREGSNLPVMVWIHGGALVVGMASMNDGSILAATENIVIVAIQYRLGVLGFFSTGDKHATGNWGYLDQVSALRWVQQNIAYFGGNPGQVTIFGASAGGTSVSSLVVSPMSKGLFHRAIMQSGVALLPDLISDTSEVVLTTVTNLSGCEAKDSEALVHCLREKTVEEILTINQVFTMIPAVVDGTFLPRHPRELLASGDFHHVPSIIGVDSDECGWGIPLMMGLDHVIKNITRETLPAVLKSRAAHMMLPPEFSNLLMKEYMGDIEDPQTLQAQFRELMEDFMFVIPALQVANFQRSHAPVYFYEFNHQPGYIKHVRPSHVRADHGDHLPFVFGSHLWGMNVELTEEEKLLNRRMMKYWANFARYGNPNSEGLPYWPELIHNEQYLKLDIYPAVGQALKARKLQFWTKTLPQKIQELKGAQANHVEL is encoded by the exons ATGCCACTCGGTAGACTTCTTGGCTGGCTGTTTGCTGTGGCCTGTGGGctcctgcttctcctcttccACGTGCATG GCCAGGACTCAGCCAGCCccatcaggaacacacacacagggcaagTGAGAGGAAGCCTCGTCCATGTGAAAGACAGCGATGTTGGTGTCCACACCTTCCTGGGGATTCCCTTTGCCAAGCCACCTGTGGGACCACTGCGCTTTGCACCCCCTGAACTCCCTGAGCCATGGAGTGGTGTGAGAGATGGGACCTCCCATCCAGCCAT GTGTCCACAGATTGATATAATGAAATCAGACTTTGCAGAGAAGATGAATCTGATCATGCCTCCTATGTCTATGTCTGAGGACTGCCTGTATCTCAACATCTACACACCAGCGCATGCACGTGAAGGATCTAACCTGCCT GTGATGGTATGGATTCATGGTGGTGCACTGGTTGTAGGAATGGCTTCCATGAACGATGGATCCATACTGGCTGCTACTGAGAATATAGTAATTGTTGCTATCCAATATCGCTTGGGTGTCCTTGGCTTCTTCAG CACTGGAGACAAACACGCCACAGGCAACTGGGGTTACCTGGACCAAGTGTCTGCCCTACGCTGGGTCCAGCAGAATATCGCCTACTTTGGAGGCAACCCTGGCCAGGTCACCATTTTTGGTGCTTCAGCAGGAGGAACAAGTGTGTCTTCACTTGTTGTGTCCCCCATGTCCAAAGGACTCTTCCACAGAGCCATCATGCAGAGTGGAGTGGCCCTGCTGCCTGACCTCATCTCTGACACATCTGAGGTGGTCCTCACA ACAGTAACCAACCTTTCAGGATGTGAGGCCAAGGACTCAGAGGCTCTGGTGCACTGCCTACGAGAGAAGACTGTAGAAGAGATTTTGACTATCAACCAG GTCTTCACTATGATCCCTGCTGTGGTGGATGGGACGTTCCTACCGAGGCACCCTCGGGAGCTGTTGGCCTCTGGGGATTTTCACCATGTGCCCAGCATCATTGGTGTTGACAGTGACGAGTGTGGCTGGGGGATCCCCTTG ATGATGGGCCTTGATCATGTCATAAAGAACATAACCCGAGAGACCCTGCCAGCTGTTCTGAAGAGCAGAGCGGCACACATG ATGCTGCCTCCTGAATTTAGTAACCTTCTGATGAAAGAATACATGGGGGATATTGAGGACCCCCAGACCCTGCAAGCACAGTTCAGAGAATTGATGGAGGACTTCATGTTTGTGATCCCTGCACTCCAAGTAGCAAATTTTCAGC GTTCCCATGCTCCTGTCTACTTCTATGAATTTAATCATCAGCCCGGCTACATCAAGCACGTCAGGCCATCCCACGTGAGGGCTGACCATGGTGATCACCTTCCTTTTGTCTTTGGCTCCCACCTTTGGGGCATGAATG TTGAACTCACTGAGGAGGAAAAGCTGCTGAACAGGAGGATGATGAAGTACTGGGCCAACTTTGCAAGATATGG GAACCCCAACAGTGAGGGTCTCCCCTACTGGCCTGAGTTGATCCACAATGAGCAGTACCTGAAGCTGGACATCTATCCTGCTGTGGGTCAAGCCCTGAAGGCCAGGAAGCTGCAGTTCTGGAcaaagactctgcctcagaagATCCAGGAGCTAAAGGGGGCTCAGGCCAACCATGTAGAGCTTTAG
- the LOC142852355 gene encoding liver carboxylesterase, whose protein sequence is MPLDRLPGWLFAVACGLLLLLLRVHGRDSSSPIRNTHTGQVRGSLVHVKDGELGVYTFLGIPFAKPPVGPLRFAPPEPPEPWSGVRDATSEPAMCLQTDSMSSQFSKERKMIVPPLSMSEDCLYLNIYTPTHANEDSNLPVMVWIHGGGLVLGMASMTDGSILAATENIVIVSIQYRLGILGFFSTGDKHATGNWGYLDQVAALRWVQQNIAYFGGNPGQVTIFGASAGGTSVSSLVVSPMSKGLFHRAIMQSGVALLPDLISDTSEVVHTTVANLSGCEAKDSEALVHCLRDKSKAEILAINQVFTMIPGVVDGTFLPRHPQELLASGDFHHVPSIIGVDSDECGWGIPLFMGLDHVIKNITRETLQAVLKSRAVHMMLPPECSDLLMEEYMGDVEDPQTLQAQFREMMEDFMFVVPALQVAHFQRSHAPVYFYEFQHQPSFIKHARPSHVRADHGDHAAFVFGSDFWGLKLDLTEEEKLLNRRMMKYWANFARHGNPNSEGLPYWPELIHDEQYLKLDIQPAVGRALKARKLQFWTQTLPQKIQKLKGARDKHVEL, encoded by the exons ATGCCGCTCGATAGACTTCCTGGCTGGCTGTTTGCTGTGGCCTGTGggctcctgcttctcctcctccgtGTGCACG GACGGGACTCATCCAGCCccatcaggaacacacacacagggcaggtgAGAGGAAGCCTCGTCCATGTGAAAGACGGCGAACTTGGTGTCTATACCTTCCTGGGGATTCCCTTTGCCAAGCCACCTGTGGGACCACTGCGCTTTGCTCCCCCTGAACCCCCTGAGCCGTGGAGTGGTGTGAGAGATGCAACCTCTGAGCCAGCCAT GTGTCTGCAGACTGATAGCATGAGTTCACAGTTTTCAAAGGAGAGGAAGATGATCGTACCTCCCTTGTCTATGTCTGAGGACTGCCTGTATCTCAACATCTACACACCGACTCATGCCAATGAAGATTCTAACTTACCT GTAATGGTATGGATTCATGGTGGTGGACTGGTTCTGGGCATGGCTTCCATGACTGATGGATCCATACTGGCTGCTACTGAGAATATAGTAATTGTCTCGATCCAGTATCGCTTGGGTATCCTCGGCTTCTTCAG CACTGGAGACAAACACGCTACAGGCAACTGGGGCTACCTGGACCAAGTGGCTGCCCTACGCTGGGTCCAGCAGAATATTGCCTACTTTGGAGGCAACCCTGGCCAGGTCACTATTTTTGGTGCTTCAGCAGGAGGAACAAGTGTGTCTTCACTTGTTGTGTCCCCCATGTCGAAAGGACTCTTCCACAGAGCCATCATGCAGAGTGGAGTGGCCCTGCTGCCTGACCTTATCTCTGACACCTCTGAGGTGGTCCACACA ACGGTGGCCAACCTATCTGGATGTGAGGCCAAGGACTCAGAGGCCCTGGTGCACTGTCTCCGAGACAAGAGTAAAGCAGAGATTCTGGCTATTAACCAG GTCTTCACTATGATCCCTGGTGTGGTGGATGGGACATTCCTACCTAGGCACCCACAGGAGCTGCTGGCCTCTGGGGATTTTCACCATGTCCCCAGCATCATTGGTGTTGACAGTGACGAGTGTGGCTGGGGGATCCCCTTG TTCATGGGCCTTGATCATGTCATAAAGAACATAACCAGAGAGACCCTGCAAGCTGTTCTGAAGAGCAGAGCGGTACACATG atgctgcctcctgagtgtagtGACCTGTTGATGGAAGAGTACATGGGGGATGTTGAGGACCCACAGACTCTTCAAGCACAGTTCAGAGAGATGATGGAGGACTTCATGTTTGTGGTCCCTGCACTCCAAGTAGCACATTTTCAGC GGTCCCATGCTCCTGTCTACTTCTATGAATTCCAGCATCAGCCCAGCTTCATCAAACATGCCAGGCCATCCCACGTGAGGGCTGACCATGGTGATCATGCTGCCTTTGTCTTTGGCTCTGACTTCTGGGGCTTGAAAC TTGACCTCACTGAGGAGGAGAAGCTGCTGAACAGGAGGATGATGAAGTACTGGGCAAACTTTGCAAGACATGG GAACCCCAACAGTGAGGGTCTCCCCTACTGGCCTGAGTTGATCCACGATGAGCAGTACCTGAAGCTGGACATCCAGCCTGCTGTGGGTCGAGCCCTGAAGGCCAGGAAGCTGCAGTTCTGGACTCAGACTCTGCCCCAGAAGATCCAGAAGCTAAAGGGGGCTCGGGACAAGCATGTAGAGCTTTAG